One stretch of Girardinichthys multiradiatus isolate DD_20200921_A chromosome 2, DD_fGirMul_XY1, whole genome shotgun sequence DNA includes these proteins:
- the adat1 gene encoding tRNA-specific adenosine deaminase 1 isoform X1: protein MINADEVAELCYERFRRLPRRGKPESGREWSLLAAVLRITRSPNCGSVEMEVVSLGTGTKCIGKAAMSPAGDVLNDSHAEVIARRGCIRWMYLIQELHGAVSGRCNSLFRQVDQRGKWRLQPGVSFLLFTSHTPCGDGSIIPMTDSESQPCPPVTSVSSCEETDGGKKLKRKVEEPGERGKFKLHRLEEKETKEEETGQFEFRTYPTETPDGDVSVPAAVTELRPGDSANVSPSRVRDVHRTGAKCVPGGPVDPLHPGPRYHSTGVLRVKPGRGEPTLSLSCSDKLARWGVLGFQGALLSHYLEEALYFSTVVVGKCPYSQKVMDRALVTRCSHVSGLPDGFSVCSPLLLQSSLEFPFSQNQTELQHRAGRISPCGAAISWCNVADQPLDVTANGYKHGVTKKVLGTPKARSLLCKLELFHSFLSLVAATDPSALPDSLRSGELHTYWDYKQASQSYQQAWQQLRQQAFPLWPRSDRNLLLFH from the exons ATGATAAACGCGGATGAAGTGGCCGAGTTGTGTTACGAGCGTTTCCGCCGGCTGCCCCGGAGAGGGAAGCCCGAATCGGGCAGAGAGTGGAGCCTGCTGGCCGCTGTGCTCCGGATCACCCGGAGTCCAAACTGTGGCTCAG TTGAGATGGAGGTGGTCTCTTTGGGAACTGGGACTAAGTGCATCGGGAAGGCAGCCATGAGTCCCGCCG GAGACGTTCTCAACGACAGCCATGCAGAAGTCATCGCCAGGAGGGGTTGCATCAGGTGGAT GTATCTGATCCAGGAGCTACACGGAGCTGTGAGCGGTCGCTGCAACTCGCTGTTTCGCCAGGTGGATCAGAGAGGGAAGTGGAGGCTTCAGCCTGGAGTTTCCTTCCTCCTCTTTACCAGTCATACTCCAT GTGGTGACGGTTCCATCATTCCCATGACTGACTCCGAGTCCCAGCCCTGCCCTCCTGTCACATCTGTGAGCAGCTGTGAAGAGACTGATGGAGGAAAGAAGCTGAAAAGGAAGGTTGAGGAGCCAGGCGAAAGAGGAAAATTTAAGCTGCATCGTCTCGAAGAGaaagagacaaaagaagaagaaacggGCCAGTTTGAATTCAGGACTTATCCCACTGAAACACCTGATGGAGACGTGTCGGTTCCTGCTGCAGTGACGGAGCTCAGACCAGGAGACTCTGCAAACGTGAGTCCGTCACGGGTCAGGGATGTTCACAGGACTGGCGCCAAGTGTGTCCCAGGTGGCCCGGTGGACCCTCTGCACCCTGGGCCGAGGTACCACAGTACCGGCGTCCTCCGTGTGAAGCCGGGACGAGGAGAACCGACTTTATCCCTGTCTTGCAGCGACAAACTGGCCCGCTGGGGGGTGCTGGGCTTCCAGGGTGCGCTGCTGTCTCATTACCTGGAGGAGGCGCTGTATTTCAGCACTGTGGTGGTGGGAAAGTGTCCGTACAGCCAAAAAGTCATGGACAGAGCCTTGGTCACAAG GTGCTCCCACGTGTCAGGCCTGCCTGATGGTTTCTCTGTTTGCTCACCACTGCTGCTGCAGTCCAGCCTGGAGTTCCCGTTCAGCCAGAACCAAACCGAGCTTCAACACCGGGCTGGGCGCATCTCCCCGTGTGGAGCAG CTATAAGCTGGTGTAATGTTGCAGATCAGCCACTAGATGTCACTGCCAACGGCTACAAACATGGAGTCACGAAGAAAGTCCTGGGAACACCTAAAGCCAG GTCTCTTCTGTGTAAACTGGAGCTTTTTCATTCGTTCCTGTCTCTAGTAGCGGCCACTGACCCTTCAGCTCTGCCCGACTCTCTCAG GTCGGGAGAGCTGCACACCTACTGGGACTATAAGCAGGCCTCCCAGTCGTATCAGCAGGCCTGGCAGCAGCTGCGTCAGCAGGCCTTCCCTCTGTGGCCTCGCAGCGACAGAAACCTCCTCCTGTTTCACTGA
- the adat1 gene encoding tRNA-specific adenosine deaminase 1 isoform X3 has protein sequence MINADEVAELCYERFRRLPRRGKPESGREWSLLAAVLRITRSPNCGSVEMEVVSLGTGTKCIGKAAMSPAGDVLNDSHAEVIARRGCIRYLIQELHGAVSGRCNSLFRQVDQRGKWRLQPGVSFLLFTSHTPCGDGSIIPMTDSESQPCPPVTSVSSCEETDGGKKLKRKVEEPGERGKFKLHRLEEKETKEEETGQFEFRTYPTETPDGDVSVPAAVTELRPGDSANVSPSRVRDVHRTGAKCVPGGPVDPLHPGPRYHSTGVLRVKPGRGEPTLSLSCSDKLARWGVLGFQGALLSHYLEEALYFSTVVVGKCPYSQKVMDRALVTRCSHVSGLPDGFSVCSPLLLQSSLEFPFSQNQTELQHRAGRISPCGAAISWCNVADQPLDVTANGYKHGVTKKVLGTPKARSLLCKLELFHSFLSLVAATDPSALPDSLRSGELHTYWDYKQASQSYQQAWQQLRQQAFPLWPRSDRNLLLFH, from the exons ATGATAAACGCGGATGAAGTGGCCGAGTTGTGTTACGAGCGTTTCCGCCGGCTGCCCCGGAGAGGGAAGCCCGAATCGGGCAGAGAGTGGAGCCTGCTGGCCGCTGTGCTCCGGATCACCCGGAGTCCAAACTGTGGCTCAG TTGAGATGGAGGTGGTCTCTTTGGGAACTGGGACTAAGTGCATCGGGAAGGCAGCCATGAGTCCCGCCG GAGACGTTCTCAACGACAGCCATGCAGAAGTCATCGCCAGGAGGGGTTGCATCAG GTATCTGATCCAGGAGCTACACGGAGCTGTGAGCGGTCGCTGCAACTCGCTGTTTCGCCAGGTGGATCAGAGAGGGAAGTGGAGGCTTCAGCCTGGAGTTTCCTTCCTCCTCTTTACCAGTCATACTCCAT GTGGTGACGGTTCCATCATTCCCATGACTGACTCCGAGTCCCAGCCCTGCCCTCCTGTCACATCTGTGAGCAGCTGTGAAGAGACTGATGGAGGAAAGAAGCTGAAAAGGAAGGTTGAGGAGCCAGGCGAAAGAGGAAAATTTAAGCTGCATCGTCTCGAAGAGaaagagacaaaagaagaagaaacggGCCAGTTTGAATTCAGGACTTATCCCACTGAAACACCTGATGGAGACGTGTCGGTTCCTGCTGCAGTGACGGAGCTCAGACCAGGAGACTCTGCAAACGTGAGTCCGTCACGGGTCAGGGATGTTCACAGGACTGGCGCCAAGTGTGTCCCAGGTGGCCCGGTGGACCCTCTGCACCCTGGGCCGAGGTACCACAGTACCGGCGTCCTCCGTGTGAAGCCGGGACGAGGAGAACCGACTTTATCCCTGTCTTGCAGCGACAAACTGGCCCGCTGGGGGGTGCTGGGCTTCCAGGGTGCGCTGCTGTCTCATTACCTGGAGGAGGCGCTGTATTTCAGCACTGTGGTGGTGGGAAAGTGTCCGTACAGCCAAAAAGTCATGGACAGAGCCTTGGTCACAAG GTGCTCCCACGTGTCAGGCCTGCCTGATGGTTTCTCTGTTTGCTCACCACTGCTGCTGCAGTCCAGCCTGGAGTTCCCGTTCAGCCAGAACCAAACCGAGCTTCAACACCGGGCTGGGCGCATCTCCCCGTGTGGAGCAG CTATAAGCTGGTGTAATGTTGCAGATCAGCCACTAGATGTCACTGCCAACGGCTACAAACATGGAGTCACGAAGAAAGTCCTGGGAACACCTAAAGCCAG GTCTCTTCTGTGTAAACTGGAGCTTTTTCATTCGTTCCTGTCTCTAGTAGCGGCCACTGACCCTTCAGCTCTGCCCGACTCTCTCAG GTCGGGAGAGCTGCACACCTACTGGGACTATAAGCAGGCCTCCCAGTCGTATCAGCAGGCCTGGCAGCAGCTGCGTCAGCAGGCCTTCCCTCTGTGGCCTCGCAGCGACAGAAACCTCCTCCTGTTTCACTGA
- the adat1 gene encoding tRNA-specific adenosine deaminase 1 isoform X2 produces the protein MINADEVAELCYERFRRLPRRGKPESGREWSLLAAVLRITRSPNCGSVEMEVVSLGTGTKCIGKAAMSPADVLNDSHAEVIARRGCIRWMYLIQELHGAVSGRCNSLFRQVDQRGKWRLQPGVSFLLFTSHTPCGDGSIIPMTDSESQPCPPVTSVSSCEETDGGKKLKRKVEEPGERGKFKLHRLEEKETKEEETGQFEFRTYPTETPDGDVSVPAAVTELRPGDSANVSPSRVRDVHRTGAKCVPGGPVDPLHPGPRYHSTGVLRVKPGRGEPTLSLSCSDKLARWGVLGFQGALLSHYLEEALYFSTVVVGKCPYSQKVMDRALVTRCSHVSGLPDGFSVCSPLLLQSSLEFPFSQNQTELQHRAGRISPCGAAISWCNVADQPLDVTANGYKHGVTKKVLGTPKARSLLCKLELFHSFLSLVAATDPSALPDSLRSGELHTYWDYKQASQSYQQAWQQLRQQAFPLWPRSDRNLLLFH, from the exons ATGATAAACGCGGATGAAGTGGCCGAGTTGTGTTACGAGCGTTTCCGCCGGCTGCCCCGGAGAGGGAAGCCCGAATCGGGCAGAGAGTGGAGCCTGCTGGCCGCTGTGCTCCGGATCACCCGGAGTCCAAACTGTGGCTCAG TTGAGATGGAGGTGGTCTCTTTGGGAACTGGGACTAAGTGCATCGGGAAGGCAGCCATGAGTCCCGCCG ACGTTCTCAACGACAGCCATGCAGAAGTCATCGCCAGGAGGGGTTGCATCAGGTGGAT GTATCTGATCCAGGAGCTACACGGAGCTGTGAGCGGTCGCTGCAACTCGCTGTTTCGCCAGGTGGATCAGAGAGGGAAGTGGAGGCTTCAGCCTGGAGTTTCCTTCCTCCTCTTTACCAGTCATACTCCAT GTGGTGACGGTTCCATCATTCCCATGACTGACTCCGAGTCCCAGCCCTGCCCTCCTGTCACATCTGTGAGCAGCTGTGAAGAGACTGATGGAGGAAAGAAGCTGAAAAGGAAGGTTGAGGAGCCAGGCGAAAGAGGAAAATTTAAGCTGCATCGTCTCGAAGAGaaagagacaaaagaagaagaaacggGCCAGTTTGAATTCAGGACTTATCCCACTGAAACACCTGATGGAGACGTGTCGGTTCCTGCTGCAGTGACGGAGCTCAGACCAGGAGACTCTGCAAACGTGAGTCCGTCACGGGTCAGGGATGTTCACAGGACTGGCGCCAAGTGTGTCCCAGGTGGCCCGGTGGACCCTCTGCACCCTGGGCCGAGGTACCACAGTACCGGCGTCCTCCGTGTGAAGCCGGGACGAGGAGAACCGACTTTATCCCTGTCTTGCAGCGACAAACTGGCCCGCTGGGGGGTGCTGGGCTTCCAGGGTGCGCTGCTGTCTCATTACCTGGAGGAGGCGCTGTATTTCAGCACTGTGGTGGTGGGAAAGTGTCCGTACAGCCAAAAAGTCATGGACAGAGCCTTGGTCACAAG GTGCTCCCACGTGTCAGGCCTGCCTGATGGTTTCTCTGTTTGCTCACCACTGCTGCTGCAGTCCAGCCTGGAGTTCCCGTTCAGCCAGAACCAAACCGAGCTTCAACACCGGGCTGGGCGCATCTCCCCGTGTGGAGCAG CTATAAGCTGGTGTAATGTTGCAGATCAGCCACTAGATGTCACTGCCAACGGCTACAAACATGGAGTCACGAAGAAAGTCCTGGGAACACCTAAAGCCAG GTCTCTTCTGTGTAAACTGGAGCTTTTTCATTCGTTCCTGTCTCTAGTAGCGGCCACTGACCCTTCAGCTCTGCCCGACTCTCTCAG GTCGGGAGAGCTGCACACCTACTGGGACTATAAGCAGGCCTCCCAGTCGTATCAGCAGGCCTGGCAGCAGCTGCGTCAGCAGGCCTTCCCTCTGTGGCCTCGCAGCGACAGAAACCTCCTCCTGTTTCACTGA
- the adat1 gene encoding tRNA-specific adenosine deaminase 1 isoform X4 codes for MINADEVAELCYERFRRLPRRGKPESGREWSLLAAVLRITRSPNCGSVEMEVVSLGTGTKCIGKAAMSPADVLNDSHAEVIARRGCIRYLIQELHGAVSGRCNSLFRQVDQRGKWRLQPGVSFLLFTSHTPCGDGSIIPMTDSESQPCPPVTSVSSCEETDGGKKLKRKVEEPGERGKFKLHRLEEKETKEEETGQFEFRTYPTETPDGDVSVPAAVTELRPGDSANVSPSRVRDVHRTGAKCVPGGPVDPLHPGPRYHSTGVLRVKPGRGEPTLSLSCSDKLARWGVLGFQGALLSHYLEEALYFSTVVVGKCPYSQKVMDRALVTRCSHVSGLPDGFSVCSPLLLQSSLEFPFSQNQTELQHRAGRISPCGAAISWCNVADQPLDVTANGYKHGVTKKVLGTPKARSLLCKLELFHSFLSLVAATDPSALPDSLRSGELHTYWDYKQASQSYQQAWQQLRQQAFPLWPRSDRNLLLFH; via the exons ATGATAAACGCGGATGAAGTGGCCGAGTTGTGTTACGAGCGTTTCCGCCGGCTGCCCCGGAGAGGGAAGCCCGAATCGGGCAGAGAGTGGAGCCTGCTGGCCGCTGTGCTCCGGATCACCCGGAGTCCAAACTGTGGCTCAG TTGAGATGGAGGTGGTCTCTTTGGGAACTGGGACTAAGTGCATCGGGAAGGCAGCCATGAGTCCCGCCG ACGTTCTCAACGACAGCCATGCAGAAGTCATCGCCAGGAGGGGTTGCATCAG GTATCTGATCCAGGAGCTACACGGAGCTGTGAGCGGTCGCTGCAACTCGCTGTTTCGCCAGGTGGATCAGAGAGGGAAGTGGAGGCTTCAGCCTGGAGTTTCCTTCCTCCTCTTTACCAGTCATACTCCAT GTGGTGACGGTTCCATCATTCCCATGACTGACTCCGAGTCCCAGCCCTGCCCTCCTGTCACATCTGTGAGCAGCTGTGAAGAGACTGATGGAGGAAAGAAGCTGAAAAGGAAGGTTGAGGAGCCAGGCGAAAGAGGAAAATTTAAGCTGCATCGTCTCGAAGAGaaagagacaaaagaagaagaaacggGCCAGTTTGAATTCAGGACTTATCCCACTGAAACACCTGATGGAGACGTGTCGGTTCCTGCTGCAGTGACGGAGCTCAGACCAGGAGACTCTGCAAACGTGAGTCCGTCACGGGTCAGGGATGTTCACAGGACTGGCGCCAAGTGTGTCCCAGGTGGCCCGGTGGACCCTCTGCACCCTGGGCCGAGGTACCACAGTACCGGCGTCCTCCGTGTGAAGCCGGGACGAGGAGAACCGACTTTATCCCTGTCTTGCAGCGACAAACTGGCCCGCTGGGGGGTGCTGGGCTTCCAGGGTGCGCTGCTGTCTCATTACCTGGAGGAGGCGCTGTATTTCAGCACTGTGGTGGTGGGAAAGTGTCCGTACAGCCAAAAAGTCATGGACAGAGCCTTGGTCACAAG GTGCTCCCACGTGTCAGGCCTGCCTGATGGTTTCTCTGTTTGCTCACCACTGCTGCTGCAGTCCAGCCTGGAGTTCCCGTTCAGCCAGAACCAAACCGAGCTTCAACACCGGGCTGGGCGCATCTCCCCGTGTGGAGCAG CTATAAGCTGGTGTAATGTTGCAGATCAGCCACTAGATGTCACTGCCAACGGCTACAAACATGGAGTCACGAAGAAAGTCCTGGGAACACCTAAAGCCAG GTCTCTTCTGTGTAAACTGGAGCTTTTTCATTCGTTCCTGTCTCTAGTAGCGGCCACTGACCCTTCAGCTCTGCCCGACTCTCTCAG GTCGGGAGAGCTGCACACCTACTGGGACTATAAGCAGGCCTCCCAGTCGTATCAGCAGGCCTGGCAGCAGCTGCGTCAGCAGGCCTTCCCTCTGTGGCCTCGCAGCGACAGAAACCTCCTCCTGTTTCACTGA